The Enterococcus sp. 7F3_DIV0205 genome has a window encoding:
- a CDS encoding metallophosphoesterase, giving the protein MKKFVYAISDIHGEYELFKALIHYYDPTIHQLVLIGDLNDRGPKTKESFFLGKELVEKYGAVYLRGNHEEYFLQFLNKPEDWFTSYIRNGGKETMESLLHSGATEEYSPTEISMMIRSRYKELIDFLMERPLYYEWGNYIFVHAGVDLSKKDWHETSPHDFIWIRDAFHQGKNNTGKKIVFGHTITPMLHGDMETTDLWLSDNKIGIDGGAVFGGSVHGVIFDQKGIVQDIEYQNLKGPWQPDF; this is encoded by the coding sequence ATGAAAAAATTTGTGTACGCAATCAGTGATATTCATGGAGAATATGAGTTGTTTAAAGCATTGATCCACTATTATGATCCAACGATACATCAGTTGGTTTTGATCGGTGATTTAAATGATCGTGGTCCTAAGACAAAAGAGAGTTTCTTCCTTGGCAAAGAATTAGTTGAAAAGTACGGAGCTGTTTATCTTAGAGGGAACCATGAAGAGTATTTCTTGCAGTTTTTAAATAAGCCTGAAGATTGGTTTACTAGTTATATACGCAATGGTGGCAAAGAAACGATGGAAAGTTTACTACATTCAGGAGCTACAGAAGAATACTCTCCCACAGAAATCAGTATGATGATTCGCAGTCGCTACAAAGAATTGATCGATTTTTTGATGGAGCGACCGCTGTATTATGAATGGGGCAACTACATTTTTGTTCATGCTGGTGTTGACCTGAGCAAAAAAGATTGGCATGAAACGAGTCCACATGATTTTATTTGGATCAGGGACGCATTTCATCAAGGAAAAAACAATACAGGGAAAAAAATCGTTTTTGGTCATACGATTACACCCATGCTACATGGAGATATGGAAACAACTGACTTATGGCTTTCTGATAACAAGATAGGCATTGATGGTGGCGCAGTTTTTGGCGGTTCCGTTCACGGTGTGATTTTTGATCAAAAAGGAATTGTACAAGATATTGAGTATCAAAATTTAAAGGGACCCTGGCAACCTGATTTTTAA
- a CDS encoding efflux RND transporter periplasmic adaptor subunit, producing the protein MKKKTIFGILAVLVTAIAIFLIVQGNSSKSKAVTVRTDEVKKETIVEKLSTSGTLIPNQTQSLMGTGTVVDVNVKVGDKVEKDNVLATYDNGLQLIASFAGTITQVNIKAKQADTNAQQGKPAIQLDDLSTLKVQLELSNSEASAVAINQKTEISSGNQKFPGKVSEKEPVAKSAQSATGTTASLGAIVTFDQAPDNLFAGFDVDVDIKTNTAENALALPIEALTYNDKNEAIVYVVNDGKAKETKIEIGIQSDKMIEVKNGLKEGDTVILSPNSDVKNNAEVTKG; encoded by the coding sequence ATGAAGAAGAAAACTATTTTCGGTATTCTAGCAGTCTTGGTAACTGCAATCGCAATTTTCTTGATTGTTCAAGGAAATTCAAGTAAATCTAAAGCTGTTACGGTGCGAACAGATGAGGTAAAAAAAGAGACCATCGTCGAAAAACTTTCCACATCTGGTACTTTGATCCCAAATCAAACTCAATCGCTTATGGGTACGGGAACTGTCGTTGACGTGAATGTCAAAGTTGGTGATAAAGTAGAAAAAGACAACGTTTTAGCGACTTATGACAATGGGTTACAATTAATTGCTAGTTTTGCAGGAACGATCACTCAAGTCAATATCAAAGCAAAACAAGCTGACACAAATGCACAACAAGGGAAACCTGCGATTCAATTAGATGATCTTTCCACACTAAAAGTTCAATTAGAATTATCTAATTCTGAAGCATCCGCTGTTGCAATCAACCAAAAAACAGAAATCTCAAGTGGTAATCAAAAATTCCCTGGTAAAGTCTCAGAAAAAGAGCCCGTTGCAAAAAGTGCGCAATCAGCAACAGGAACGACGGCAAGTTTAGGCGCGATCGTAACGTTTGATCAAGCACCAGATAACCTATTTGCAGGATTTGATGTGGATGTAGACATTAAAACAAATACAGCAGAAAATGCATTAGCTCTACCAATCGAAGCTTTAACTTACAATGATAAAAACGAAGCAATTGTTTATGTGGTAAACGATGGTAAAGCAAAAGAAACCAAAATTGAGATTGGCATTCAATCTGATAAAATGATCGAAGTTAAAAATGGACTAAAAGAAGGCGATACGGTCATTCTTTCGCCAAATTCTGATGTTAAAAACAATGCTGAAGTAACCAAAGGATAG